A stretch of Paraburkholderia phenazinium DNA encodes these proteins:
- the malQ gene encoding 4-alpha-glucanotransferase — protein MSPARRPAGSIDSLAARAGFEVEWQNAHHVTQRVPESTLSVLLDRMGLPCGNATQTRQSTAALEAELSGRKLPPLMTAECERGIALPLAAIKSGSHYRIELESGSQIDGRFTAPKGEAALLSPIDEPGYHTLIINDHRVTLAVAPARCYTVADAWQASRNEPMRPLWGVAAQLYGLRRTGDGGIGDYSALSRLAVESAKRGAHALAVSPTHAMFSAEPERFSPYSPSSRLWLNVTHIDVEAVFGAQAARGAIEAAQAGDTWTQLERLNLIDWPKAVRLKLKVLRTLFEQFCVHDRAQDAPLALEFNAFCVHGGRSLEDHARFEALQAVQLAQAEPNGHWRNWPEALRNPRSAEVEAFANANRHEVEFYLFLQWLAAKGLSQAQLAARDAGMAVGLIADLAVGCDSAGSHAWSYRDDMLQGVSVGAPPDLFNQAGQAWGLTTFSPRAMRTQGFSAFIDMLRAAFAHAGGVRIDHILGLRRLWLVPDGESAANGAYLRYPLEDMLRLIALESWRHRSIVIGEDLGTVPPGFRERLDEHGIEGIRVLWFEGSESGKGFKPPNRWDRNAVGTTTTHDLPTVTGWWRGADITWRNRIGQTMPRADGRDPVEVAQAERAEDRALLWDAFQQAGVAAKDVPAPPPESAPVDEALAFVAATPSPLVTYPLEDLLALEDQPNLPGSIDEHPNWRRRLVLPIDELFDEPAFSDRLLAVDRARSTAASAATPASASASATSASHSTTASSGPDTP, from the coding sequence ATGAGCCCCGCTCGTCGCCCTGCCGGTTCGATCGACAGCCTCGCCGCGCGTGCGGGCTTCGAAGTCGAATGGCAAAACGCACATCACGTTACGCAGCGCGTGCCCGAAAGCACGCTCTCCGTGCTGCTCGACCGCATGGGTCTGCCGTGCGGCAACGCGACCCAGACGCGCCAGAGCACCGCGGCGCTCGAAGCAGAACTGTCCGGCCGCAAGCTGCCGCCGCTGATGACCGCCGAATGCGAGCGCGGCATCGCGCTGCCGCTGGCCGCGATCAAATCCGGCAGCCACTATCGGATCGAACTCGAAAGCGGTTCGCAGATCGATGGCCGCTTCACGGCGCCAAAAGGCGAAGCGGCGCTGCTGTCACCGATCGATGAACCCGGCTATCACACGCTCATCATCAACGATCACCGCGTCACGCTCGCGGTTGCGCCAGCACGCTGCTATACGGTGGCGGATGCATGGCAGGCGTCGCGGAACGAGCCGATGCGGCCGTTGTGGGGCGTGGCTGCACAACTCTACGGCTTGCGCCGCACCGGCGACGGCGGTATTGGCGACTATTCCGCACTCTCGCGTCTTGCTGTCGAAAGTGCGAAGCGCGGCGCCCACGCGCTCGCCGTCAGCCCCACGCATGCGATGTTCAGCGCCGAGCCGGAGCGCTTCAGTCCGTATTCGCCGTCGTCACGCTTGTGGCTCAACGTCACGCATATCGATGTCGAGGCTGTGTTCGGCGCGCAAGCGGCACGCGGTGCGATTGAAGCAGCCCAAGCCGGCGATACGTGGACGCAATTGGAAAGGCTGAACCTGATCGACTGGCCGAAGGCGGTCCGACTGAAGCTGAAGGTGCTGCGCACATTGTTCGAACAGTTCTGCGTGCACGATCGCGCTCAAGACGCGCCGCTTGCGCTCGAATTCAACGCGTTCTGCGTGCACGGCGGCCGCTCGCTGGAAGATCACGCGCGCTTCGAAGCGTTGCAGGCGGTACAGCTTGCCCAAGCCGAGCCCAACGGACACTGGCGTAATTGGCCCGAAGCGTTGCGCAATCCGCGCAGCGCGGAAGTCGAAGCGTTTGCCAACGCGAACCGGCACGAGGTGGAGTTTTATCTGTTCCTGCAATGGCTCGCCGCCAAGGGACTCTCGCAAGCCCAGCTCGCGGCCCGCGATGCGGGAATGGCGGTCGGCCTGATCGCGGACCTCGCCGTCGGCTGCGACAGCGCGGGCAGCCATGCGTGGTCGTATCGCGACGACATGCTGCAAGGCGTGTCGGTCGGTGCACCGCCGGATCTGTTCAACCAGGCCGGTCAGGCGTGGGGGCTTACCACGTTCTCGCCGCGTGCCATGCGCACCCAGGGATTTTCGGCGTTCATCGACATGCTGCGCGCCGCGTTTGCGCATGCGGGCGGCGTGCGCATCGACCACATTCTCGGACTGCGCCGGCTGTGGCTCGTGCCCGATGGCGAAAGCGCCGCTAACGGCGCGTATCTGCGCTATCCACTCGAAGACATGCTGCGGCTAATCGCGCTCGAATCGTGGCGCCATCGCTCGATCGTGATTGGCGAAGATCTCGGCACAGTACCGCCGGGCTTCCGCGAGCGGCTCGACGAGCATGGCATTGAGGGCATTCGCGTGCTGTGGTTCGAAGGCAGCGAATCGGGCAAAGGCTTCAAACCGCCGAATCGTTGGGATCGCAATGCAGTGGGCACGACCACCACCCACGACCTGCCGACCGTCACCGGATGGTGGCGCGGCGCCGACATCACCTGGCGCAACCGCATCGGCCAGACCATGCCGCGCGCCGATGGCCGCGACCCTGTCGAAGTGGCGCAAGCCGAGCGTGCCGAGGATCGCGCTTTACTGTGGGATGCGTTCCAGCAAGCAGGCGTCGCCGCGAAGGATGTGCCCGCGCCGCCGCCCGAAAGCGCACCTGTGGATGAAGCGCTTGCCTTCGTCGCCGCTACGCCGTCACCGCTCGTCACGTATCCGCTCGAGGATCTGCTCGCGCTCGAAGATCAACCGAACCTGCCGGGCTCGATCGACGAGCATCCGAACTGGCGCCGGCGTCTCGTGCTGCCGATCGATGAGCTGTTCGACGAGCCGGCCTTCAGCGACCGGCTGCTGGCGGTCGACCGGGCGCGCAGCACCGCTGCTTCGGCTGCCACCCCGGCTTCGGCTTCGGCCTCTGCCACTTCAGCTTCCCATTCCACCACCGCTTCTTCGGGGCCCGACACACCATGA
- the treY gene encoding malto-oligosyltrehalose synthase, translated as MTVPRSTLRLQFHKDFTFDDALARVEYFAALGVSHLYASPITTAEPGSMHGYDTVDYTQVSAECGGEAGLKRLVDKLRERGMGLIIDVVPNHMGVGGSSNAWWLDILEWGRHSAHARHFDIDWHSPDPALRGKVLMPCLGAPYGDELAAGRIELHFAAATGRFYVNYGPHVGPICPIDYASILQSAERADLGALAERFQGLTTQPADQPRAAEACELLREFVAQNGTEAIDAALANYAPGEAVTRDRLHRLLERQHFRLAWWRTASDEVNWRRFFDISTLAGVRVERPEVFDAVHALPFRLYAEGVIDGVRIDHVDGLAEPREYCQRLRQRLNELREGEPYIVVEKILARGEPLRDDWPVHGTTGYDFMTDVGALLHDPAGAEPLATTWAELSGRSANFADEAMMARRKILAENLSAELDRAARALHRIARDSLGTRDFTFTALRRVLTELVVHFPVYRVYPQNGLRTEADNVYYNQALAGAKQTLSPADHATLEQVDAWLGGSAAEDAAPVRSTANAQPGLNNAPLSHSGSSRRTAQTLFSQLTAPVAAKAVEDTACYRYGRLLSRNEVGSDPAEFAISVDQFHTSNLERAQRFPHAMLATATHDHKRGEDVRARLAVLSEIAHDCCATLRAWSTLNAPQRRAPDGSVGTMDHDWAPGPAAEAMLYQTLVGCWPPNLSPDDETGVKALAERVAQWQLKALREAKLRTSWLAPDEAYENACRDFLFDILAPQRRDGFLSELSGLVARISQAGAINSLQQTVLRLTSPGVPDLYQGTELWDFSLVDPDNRRPVDFAQRQAWLVETPPSEFLPDWRSGRVKLGVIQRLLSLRAHLPSLLSDGAYLPLTVTGKHAAHVVAFARRHNNAWAVIIVTHLAAGLLDADSDLPLVDAAQWDDTAVAMPDELTSRALFDWMSTAAPKVEDNGVLYLRDALATMPVAVLVEDGVPRA; from the coding sequence ATGACAGTCCCGCGTTCCACACTCCGGCTTCAGTTCCACAAGGACTTCACGTTCGATGATGCGCTCGCACGCGTCGAATACTTCGCTGCGCTCGGCGTCAGCCATCTGTACGCGTCGCCGATCACGACAGCCGAGCCGGGTTCGATGCACGGCTACGACACGGTCGACTACACCCAGGTGAGCGCCGAATGCGGCGGCGAAGCGGGCCTCAAACGGCTCGTCGACAAACTGCGCGAACGCGGCATGGGACTGATTATCGATGTGGTTCCGAACCATATGGGTGTGGGCGGATCGAGCAACGCATGGTGGCTCGATATTCTCGAGTGGGGGCGTCATAGCGCCCACGCGCGACATTTCGACATCGACTGGCATTCGCCCGATCCGGCATTGCGCGGCAAGGTGCTGATGCCGTGTCTCGGCGCGCCGTACGGCGACGAACTAGCGGCCGGCCGGATCGAACTGCATTTCGCCGCCGCTACAGGACGCTTCTACGTAAACTATGGACCTCACGTGGGACCGATCTGCCCGATCGACTATGCGTCGATTCTGCAAAGCGCCGAACGCGCCGATCTGGGTGCACTCGCCGAACGCTTTCAGGGCTTGACCACGCAGCCCGCAGACCAGCCCCGCGCCGCCGAAGCGTGCGAGTTGCTACGCGAATTCGTCGCGCAAAACGGTACGGAAGCGATCGACGCGGCGCTGGCAAACTATGCGCCCGGCGAGGCGGTCACACGCGATCGGCTGCATCGTCTGCTGGAACGGCAGCACTTCCGGCTCGCGTGGTGGCGCACCGCGTCGGACGAAGTGAACTGGCGGCGTTTCTTCGACATCAGCACGCTGGCAGGCGTGCGCGTCGAGCGGCCCGAGGTGTTCGACGCAGTGCACGCGCTGCCGTTTCGCCTCTACGCGGAAGGCGTGATCGACGGCGTGCGGATCGACCACGTGGACGGCCTCGCCGAGCCGCGTGAGTACTGCCAGCGGCTGCGGCAGCGGCTCAACGAATTGCGCGAAGGCGAACCGTATATCGTGGTCGAGAAAATCCTCGCGCGCGGCGAGCCGTTGCGCGACGACTGGCCCGTCCACGGCACAACCGGCTACGACTTTATGACCGACGTCGGCGCGCTTTTGCACGATCCGGCCGGCGCCGAACCGCTCGCTACGACATGGGCCGAGCTGAGCGGAAGGAGTGCGAATTTCGCCGATGAAGCGATGATGGCGCGACGCAAGATTCTCGCGGAGAACCTTTCGGCAGAACTGGACCGCGCAGCGCGGGCGTTGCACCGGATCGCGCGCGATTCGCTTGGTACGCGCGACTTTACGTTCACTGCATTGCGCCGCGTGCTGACCGAGCTCGTGGTGCACTTCCCCGTGTATCGTGTGTATCCGCAGAATGGTCTGCGTACCGAAGCCGACAACGTCTATTACAACCAGGCGCTGGCTGGCGCGAAACAGACGCTCTCGCCTGCCGATCACGCCACATTGGAACAGGTCGACGCCTGGTTAGGCGGCAGCGCAGCTGAAGACGCCGCGCCGGTTCGTTCGACCGCCAACGCTCAGCCGGGTTTGAACAACGCGCCGCTCAGCCACTCGGGATCGTCGCGACGCACTGCGCAGACGTTATTTTCGCAACTGACTGCGCCTGTGGCCGCAAAAGCGGTCGAGGATACGGCGTGCTATCGCTATGGGCGCCTGTTGTCGCGCAATGAGGTGGGTTCAGACCCGGCTGAGTTCGCCATTTCGGTCGATCAGTTTCATACATCGAACCTCGAACGCGCGCAACGTTTCCCGCATGCGATGCTTGCTACCGCTACGCACGATCACAAACGCGGCGAGGACGTGCGCGCCCGTCTTGCGGTGCTCAGCGAGATCGCCCACGACTGTTGCGCAACGCTGCGCGCATGGTCGACGCTAAACGCGCCACAGCGCCGCGCGCCCGACGGCAGCGTGGGCACCATGGACCACGACTGGGCGCCCGGTCCAGCAGCCGAGGCGATGCTGTATCAAACGCTGGTGGGCTGCTGGCCGCCCAATCTTTCGCCCGACGACGAAACCGGCGTGAAGGCCTTGGCTGAACGGGTCGCGCAATGGCAGTTGAAGGCACTGCGCGAAGCGAAACTGCGCACGTCCTGGCTTGCGCCTGACGAAGCGTATGAGAACGCGTGCCGCGATTTCCTGTTCGACATCCTCGCACCGCAACGACGCGACGGCTTCCTGAGCGAGCTCTCCGGATTGGTGGCACGCATTAGCCAGGCCGGTGCAATCAATAGCCTGCAACAGACCGTGCTCCGGCTCACGTCACCAGGCGTCCCGGATCTGTATCAAGGCACCGAGCTGTGGGATTTCAGCCTCGTCGATCCCGACAATCGGCGTCCCGTAGATTTCGCACAGCGCCAAGCGTGGCTCGTTGAGACGCCGCCGTCGGAGTTTTTGCCGGACTGGCGCAGCGGACGCGTCAAGCTGGGTGTCATACAGCGCTTGCTGTCGTTGCGCGCGCATCTGCCCTCGTTACTGAGCGACGGCGCGTATCTGCCGCTGACGGTCACGGGCAAGCACGCGGCACACGTGGTCGCGTTTGCGCGCAGGCATAACAACGCCTGGGCCGTGATCATCGTCACGCATCTCGCTGCGGGTCTGCTCGACGCAGATAGCGATTTACCGCTCGTCGATGCGGCACAGTGGGACGATACTGCGGTCGCGATGCCGGATGAGTTAACATCACGTGCGCTGTTCGACTGGATGAGCACCGCCGCGCCCAAAGTCGAGGACAATGGCGTGCTCTATCTGCGCGACGCACTGGCGACGATGCCGGTAGCCGTGCTGGTAGAGGACGGGGTGCCGCGAGCTTAG
- a CDS encoding dipeptidase: MTLDWSSIRSGEADALHGAIVELSGWMIPLDATADKADYYLLAADAPCCGGCLPRDPLSSIEVYAAAPCAPQEHAVTFTGRLQRLIDDPAGWRYQLIDAIPLDLQPERAPRSASRRAFLASGAALGLAACAPGRFAGYTEKPDAGAVHAGASDAAASSAARASDSTLAWRTPDTLTMDMHSHAGRVIVSRDPAIGANRPFLPLAAPMRAGGMNVICLAIVTDTTVTHVTADHKRIEAWRIPQDGELYALGQAEFKRAHELVEREQMQVVTNTASLSANAKAGPSVIIAAEGADFLEGRVDRVDEAYTLHQLRHLQLTHYRVNELGDIQTEPPLHGGLTDFGADVVRRCNQLGIVVDVAHGTYDLVKRAAETTTKPLILSHTALATHPSARSRLITPDHARVIAGTGGVIGVWPSSGTFADLQAMAHGYKRMADVVGVEHVGLGSDMLGFILPPVFRSYEQLPSLADALLAEGFSNEEVGMILGGNYRRVFEASVG, encoded by the coding sequence ATGACGCTGGACTGGTCGAGTATCCGTAGCGGCGAAGCCGATGCACTGCACGGCGCGATCGTCGAACTATCCGGCTGGATGATCCCGCTCGACGCCACAGCGGATAAAGCCGACTATTATCTTTTGGCGGCGGATGCTCCTTGCTGCGGCGGTTGTTTGCCGCGCGATCCGCTGTCGTCCATCGAGGTGTATGCGGCCGCGCCTTGCGCGCCGCAGGAGCATGCCGTCACTTTCACGGGGCGCTTGCAACGCCTAATTGACGATCCTGCGGGTTGGCGCTATCAACTCATTGATGCCATACCACTCGATTTGCAGCCTGAACGTGCACCGCGCAGCGCGAGTCGGCGCGCGTTTCTCGCTTCAGGTGCTGCGCTGGGACTCGCGGCCTGCGCGCCTGGGCGCTTCGCCGGTTACACCGAGAAACCGGATGCGGGGGCAGTCCATGCCGGGGCTTCGGACGCCGCTGCGTCGAGCGCTGCTCGAGCGTCGGATAGCACGCTCGCCTGGCGCACTCCCGACACGCTGACCATGGACATGCACAGCCACGCCGGACGCGTGATTGTCTCGCGCGATCCGGCGATCGGCGCTAACCGCCCTTTTCTTCCCCTCGCAGCGCCGATGCGCGCCGGCGGCATGAACGTCATCTGTCTCGCCATCGTCACCGACACTACAGTGACTCACGTCACTGCAGACCACAAGCGTATCGAAGCATGGCGCATTCCTCAGGATGGCGAACTATACGCTCTCGGGCAAGCTGAATTCAAACGTGCCCATGAGCTGGTTGAACGCGAGCAGATGCAGGTTGTGACGAACACGGCGTCGCTGTCTGCGAACGCAAAAGCAGGTCCGAGTGTCATCATCGCCGCTGAGGGTGCGGACTTTCTGGAAGGTCGAGTCGATCGCGTCGATGAAGCCTATACGCTGCATCAACTGCGCCATCTGCAGCTCACACATTACCGGGTCAATGAACTCGGCGATATTCAGACCGAGCCGCCGCTGCACGGCGGGTTGACCGACTTCGGCGCGGACGTGGTGCGCCGTTGCAACCAGCTAGGCATTGTCGTGGACGTTGCGCACGGTACCTACGATCTGGTCAAGCGTGCCGCCGAAACGACGACGAAGCCACTCATCCTTTCGCATACCGCCTTGGCGACTCACCCATCAGCGCGTAGCCGTCTTATCACACCGGACCATGCGCGCGTGATCGCAGGCACCGGCGGCGTGATCGGCGTGTGGCCGAGTTCAGGAACGTTCGCCGATCTGCAGGCCATGGCGCACGGCTACAAACGCATGGCCGATGTGGTGGGCGTCGAACATGTCGGGTTAGGCTCGGATATGCTCGGCTTCATCTTGCCGCCGGTGTTTCGCAGCTATGAGCAATTGCCGTCGCTGGCCGATGCGTTGTTGGCGGAAGGCTTCAGCAACGAAGAGGTGGGGATGATTCTTGGCGGTAATTACCGGCGAGTGTTCGAGGCTTCTGTTGGTTGA
- a CDS encoding sulfite exporter TauE/SafE family protein, whose protein sequence is MGYLLVLGVGLLAGMLSGVIGTGSSMMLMPVLVMLFGPQQAVPIMAIAAIMGNLGKVLAWWREVDWRACAAYCSTAVPGAALGVRTLLALPPHAVELALGIFFLAMVPTRRWLARRSIKFSLLHLALIGGVVGFLTGIVVSTGPITVPVFMSYGLVKGAFLATEAAGSLAVYGTKVAVFKHFGALPLHVIFDGLITGSALMAGSFAARHVVVRMSPNTFKLVVDGLMLSSGLSLLWAAGR, encoded by the coding sequence ATGGGATATCTGCTTGTACTGGGCGTAGGTCTGCTGGCGGGCATGCTAAGCGGCGTGATCGGCACAGGTTCGTCGATGATGTTGATGCCCGTGCTCGTCATGCTGTTCGGTCCGCAGCAAGCGGTGCCGATCATGGCGATTGCCGCAATCATGGGCAATCTCGGCAAGGTCCTCGCGTGGTGGCGTGAAGTCGACTGGCGAGCCTGCGCGGCATATTGCTCGACTGCGGTGCCGGGCGCTGCGCTTGGCGTGCGTACGCTGCTGGCGTTGCCGCCTCATGCCGTCGAACTCGCCCTTGGCATCTTCTTCTTGGCGATGGTGCCGACACGGCGCTGGCTCGCGCGTCGTTCCATCAAGTTCTCGCTGTTGCATCTCGCCTTGATTGGCGGCGTGGTGGGTTTCCTGACGGGCATCGTGGTTTCGACCGGGCCGATTACCGTGCCGGTGTTCATGTCGTACGGGCTCGTGAAGGGTGCGTTTCTCGCCACTGAGGCCGCGGGTTCATTGGCGGTGTACGGCACCAAAGTCGCTGTGTTCAAGCACTTTGGCGCGTTGCCCTTGCATGTGATATTCGATGGCCTGATTACAGGTTCGGCGCTGATGGCCGGCTCGTTTGCCGCGCGCCACGTGGTGGTGCGCATGAGTCCGAACACGTTCAAGCTGGTGGTCGACGGGTTGATGTTGTCCTCGGGGCTGTCGCTGCTGTGGGCGGCCGGGCGGTAG
- a CDS encoding hemolysin family protein, which yields MTQVFALIGALLLVALNGFFVAAEFGLVKLRQTRVKSLAAQHGVRGRLLAKVHGHLDSYLSACQLGITLASLGLGWIGEPAFADLMTPVFRVLGIESENVIHGVSLFFAFSCISFLHIVVGELAPKSLAIRQSERLSLWAATPLYAFYWTMYPAIWVLNTSANAVLRLAGLTADHGGDAHYSTEELKLILRGRHANIAPGVGATEGAYSQDEWNTIAHSLDFSRMTVSDLMRPAHEMVGLRRDLPLRENMQVVARHRFSRYPLFEDDSGERVAGMIHLKDLLLARQAGSTLDDLSKYVRPVQYVKPDMPALELFRRFRKGAPHMALVGHKNAAPIGFLTLDNLLGALVGQIHDEFRQGDADWTRMDDGTLMGKGSLPVVSLERALGIDIDEGRAESVGGLVIQALNDIPTEGKRVEFDRFDIVVKKMKGPRILLVRVYPKHFDDEGG from the coding sequence TTGACTCAGGTCTTCGCCCTTATTGGCGCGTTGTTGCTCGTTGCGCTCAACGGGTTCTTTGTCGCGGCCGAATTCGGCCTGGTGAAGTTGCGGCAAACGCGCGTCAAGAGTCTCGCCGCGCAACACGGCGTGCGCGGCCGCTTGCTGGCAAAGGTGCATGGGCATCTGGATTCGTACCTGTCGGCGTGCCAGCTCGGTATCACGCTCGCTTCGCTGGGCCTTGGCTGGATCGGTGAGCCGGCCTTCGCGGATCTGATGACGCCGGTATTCCGCGTGTTGGGGATCGAATCGGAGAACGTGATTCACGGCGTCTCGCTGTTCTTCGCTTTCTCGTGCATTTCGTTCCTGCATATCGTGGTGGGCGAGCTGGCGCCGAAGTCACTGGCGATCCGTCAGTCCGAGAGGCTTTCGCTGTGGGCTGCCACGCCGCTCTATGCGTTCTACTGGACGATGTATCCGGCTATCTGGGTGCTCAACACCAGCGCCAACGCGGTGCTTCGTCTCGCGGGCCTGACGGCGGATCATGGCGGCGACGCGCATTACTCCACCGAAGAACTGAAACTGATCCTGCGTGGCCGCCATGCCAATATCGCACCCGGCGTGGGCGCGACTGAAGGCGCGTATAGCCAGGACGAATGGAACACGATCGCGCATTCGCTGGACTTCTCGCGCATGACGGTTTCCGATCTGATGCGGCCGGCTCACGAGATGGTCGGACTGCGGCGCGATCTGCCGTTGCGCGAAAACATGCAGGTGGTGGCGCGGCATCGCTTCAGCCGCTATCCGCTGTTCGAAGACGACTCAGGCGAGCGCGTGGCCGGCATGATCCACTTGAAGGATTTGCTGTTGGCACGCCAGGCAGGGAGCACGCTCGACGATCTCTCGAAGTATGTGCGCCCGGTTCAGTACGTGAAACCGGATATGCCCGCGCTTGAGCTGTTCCGACGGTTCCGCAAGGGCGCGCCGCATATGGCGCTGGTAGGACACAAGAACGCGGCGCCGATCGGCTTTCTCACGCTCGACAATCTGCTTGGCGCGCTCGTCGGGCAGATTCACGACGAATTCCGCCAGGGCGATGCCGACTGGACGCGGATGGACGACGGCACGCTGATGGGCAAGGGCAGTTTGCCGGTGGTGTCGCTTGAGCGGGCGTTGGGGATCGATATTGACGAGGGGCGGGCCGAATCGGTCGGCGGTCTGGTGATCCAGGCACTCAACGATATTCCAACGGAGGGTAAGCGCGTGGAGTTCGATCGCTTCGATATCGTCGTCAAGAAGATGAAGGGGCCGCGCATTCTGCTGGTGCGGGTTTATCCAAAACACTTTGATGATGAGGGCGGTTAA
- a CDS encoding sensor histidine kinase encodes MTTSSTGAGSGQQTASGASLSERTAHLCAEAALFMRDHVLSLVSHDLRGPLNAIHSWAYVLERKLDANDPAAQRAIVGIRSGVDQQVKLLESIVDTTRAGTRNLALARSPFPLQALFSDSADEVRSGLARSRGVSVAFDSGLSTEQFSGDRERLAAALWLMLTFAVEASADGAKVTLASSADATAWHALVTFDASPAVLDDPALPHLLEPFARTQARAPREAGRIAWVLALCKRVAEAHGGTFEQGEMQDGQPATLALRIPLAAP; translated from the coding sequence GTGACAACGTCTTCCACCGGAGCCGGCAGCGGCCAGCAGACCGCTTCCGGCGCTTCCTTGTCCGAACGCACTGCGCATCTGTGCGCCGAGGCTGCGCTGTTCATGCGCGACCACGTGCTGTCGCTGGTCTCGCATGATTTACGCGGTCCGCTAAATGCGATCCATAGCTGGGCGTATGTGCTCGAGCGCAAGCTCGACGCCAACGACCCTGCCGCGCAGCGCGCCATCGTCGGTATCCGTAGCGGGGTGGATCAACAGGTCAAGCTGCTGGAATCGATCGTCGATACGACCCGCGCGGGGACGCGCAACCTGGCGCTTGCCCGTTCGCCGTTTCCGTTGCAGGCTTTATTCTCGGATTCGGCTGACGAAGTGCGTTCGGGACTCGCGAGGTCGCGTGGCGTGTCGGTCGCGTTCGACTCGGGTCTTTCCACCGAGCAGTTCAGCGGCGACCGCGAGCGTCTCGCCGCGGCGCTGTGGCTGATGCTCACGTTCGCGGTCGAAGCGAGCGCGGATGGCGCGAAGGTCACGCTTGCGTCCAGTGCCGACGCCACCGCATGGCACGCGCTGGTCACCTTTGACGCAAGCCCGGCGGTCCTCGACGATCCTGCGCTCCCACACCTGCTCGAACCGTTCGCACGTACCCAGGCGCGCGCACCGCGCGAAGCGGGCCGGATCGCGTGGGTGCTGGCGCTGTGCAAGCGTGTGGCCGAAGCGCACGGCGGCACCTTCGAGCAAGGCGAGATGCAGGACGGCCAACCGGCGACGCTTGCACTGCGCATTCCGCTCGCCGCGCCTTGA
- a CDS encoding FKBP-type peptidyl-prolyl cis-trans isomerase: MSTVTTDSGLKYEDLIEGTGAEAKAGQTVSVHYTGWLTDGQKFDSSKDRNDPFAFVLGGGMVIKGWDEGVQGMKVGGVRKLTIPPQLGYGVRGAGGVIPPNATLVFEVELLDV; the protein is encoded by the coding sequence ATGTCGACCGTGACTACCGATTCCGGCCTCAAATACGAAGATCTGATCGAAGGCACCGGCGCTGAAGCGAAAGCCGGCCAGACCGTCAGCGTCCACTACACGGGCTGGTTGACCGACGGCCAGAAGTTCGACTCCAGCAAGGACCGTAATGATCCGTTTGCGTTCGTGCTGGGCGGCGGCATGGTCATCAAAGGTTGGGACGAAGGCGTGCAGGGCATGAAGGTGGGCGGCGTGCGCAAGCTGACGATTCCGCCGCAACTCGGCTACGGCGTGCGCGGTGCAGGCGGCGTGATTCCGCCGAATGCGACACTCGTGTTCGAAGTCGAACTGCTCGACGTCTAA
- a CDS encoding helix-turn-helix domain-containing protein — MSHAAVTAPCVSLRRYGAIEATDLHDFHQVVLGLDGAMVMTVDGVGQQIDSGSAWLIPAGAQHDYAGIGENRQLVLDLPAASMAVPERLFDRARAVSVDASLKQLVHRIAASAMGHTPAADDLSTRRFHWDAAARLCAAMLADAGTTRSATVSGALGAGLDFARIDRWLRAHLSEPLRIADLAAHCGFGMRRFHQLFIEAFGETPNRYLQRLRLDTSITLLADPRHSLTDIALDVGFGDQSAYTHAFTRRFGLAPGQWRAVRH; from the coding sequence ATGAGCCACGCTGCCGTCACCGCCCCCTGCGTTTCGTTGCGCCGTTATGGTGCGATTGAAGCCACGGACCTGCATGACTTTCATCAGGTCGTGCTGGGGCTCGACGGCGCGATGGTGATGACGGTGGATGGCGTTGGCCAGCAGATCGATTCAGGCTCGGCGTGGCTGATTCCCGCGGGCGCGCAGCATGACTACGCGGGCATCGGCGAGAACCGGCAACTGGTGCTCGATTTGCCCGCGGCGTCGATGGCCGTGCCGGAGCGTTTGTTTGACCGCGCGCGGGCAGTGTCGGTGGATGCTTCGTTGAAGCAGCTTGTACATCGCATTGCCGCATCTGCGATGGGCCACACACCGGCCGCTGACGATCTGAGCACGCGGCGGTTTCACTGGGATGCCGCCGCGCGTTTGTGCGCGGCCATGCTGGCGGATGCCGGTACGACGCGGTCCGCGACGGTCAGTGGCGCGCTGGGCGCAGGTCTCGACTTCGCACGCATCGACCGCTGGTTACGCGCGCATTTGTCGGAGCCGTTACGCATCGCCGATCTTGCCGCGCATTGCGGCTTCGGCATGCGGCGTTTCCATCAGTTGTTCATCGAAGCGTTCGGTGAGACGCCGAATCGCTATCTGCAGCGTCTGCGGCTCGATACCTCGATCACCCTGCTCGCGGATCCCCGGCATTCGTTGACCGATATCGCGCTTGATGTTGGCTTCGGCGATCAAAGCGCTTACACGCACGCTTTTACGCGGCGTTTTGGGCTTGCGCCGGGTCAATGGCGCGCCGTGCGCCACTGA